The Sphingomonas sanxanigenens DSM 19645 = NX02 genome includes a region encoding these proteins:
- a CDS encoding putative 2OG-Fe(II) oxygenase produces MKVLPLFPTPVYTQQFDPRGALNIALRDVISNRRRDDAGVNMSNVRGWQSKNDMVSWGGEAAAVLARQAVDLAGRVTVRPDAPAQPTRWQPEMWANVNEDGDSNQSHWHPGSYLSAVYYVDDGYDGDPDPALGGELVLIDPRMPYLRMRTPDLRQRGPDGSADEHETWVRPRTGLLLAFPSFLPHSVRVYRGRGTRISIAINMIASPAA; encoded by the coding sequence ATGAAAGTGCTGCCACTCTTTCCGACGCCGGTCTATACGCAGCAGTTCGATCCGCGCGGCGCCCTCAACATTGCGTTGCGCGATGTCATATCGAACCGGCGTCGCGACGATGCCGGCGTGAACATGTCCAATGTGCGCGGCTGGCAGTCGAAGAACGACATGGTGTCGTGGGGCGGGGAGGCTGCGGCCGTGCTGGCGCGCCAGGCCGTCGATCTTGCCGGTCGCGTGACGGTGCGTCCCGACGCGCCAGCACAGCCGACGCGCTGGCAGCCGGAAATGTGGGCCAATGTCAATGAGGATGGCGATTCCAACCAGAGCCACTGGCATCCGGGATCCTATCTGTCCGCGGTCTACTATGTCGACGATGGCTATGACGGCGATCCCGACCCCGCCCTTGGTGGCGAACTGGTTTTGATCGATCCGCGCATGCCTTATCTGCGCATGCGCACGCCGGATCTGCGCCAGCGCGGCCCAGACGGCTCGGCGGACGAGCACGAAACCTGGGTGCGGCCGCGAACCGGCCTGCTCCTGGCATTTCCATCGTTTCTCCCCCATTCGGTACGTGTCTATCGGGGGCGCGGCACCCGTATCTCGATCGCCATCAACATGATCGCGTCTCCGGCGGCATGA
- a CDS encoding M23 family metallopeptidase has product MIHGGRSSHPGWPLIGLLAGCAAVGVQAQALPRIEAEPLPPTPPTVSQRATQAPEVADFALEGAISQGGVVLGTAPAGTTALTLDGKPIPLATDGRFVIAFGRDFGTSAELVATTASGRSLRQTLTIAPRAWRIENLSTLPRVSQPSAEFRRRRPPELARINAARAADHDVDGWRQRFLWPARGRISGLFGSQRIYRGEPGAFHSGVDVAGGAGAPVIAPAVGVVTLAAESDFTLEGRLLMLDHGMGLNSAFLHLSKIDVREGEVVRRGQKIGEIGRTGRATGPHLHWSMKWRDERIDPLLLAGPMAP; this is encoded by the coding sequence GTGATCCATGGCGGCCGGTCGTCGCATCCCGGCTGGCCGCTGATCGGATTGCTGGCGGGCTGCGCGGCGGTTGGCGTGCAGGCGCAGGCGCTGCCGCGGATCGAGGCGGAACCGTTGCCGCCGACACCGCCGACCGTGTCGCAGCGCGCCACGCAGGCGCCGGAGGTGGCCGACTTCGCGCTTGAAGGCGCGATCAGCCAGGGCGGGGTCGTGCTCGGTACCGCGCCGGCCGGCACCACCGCGCTGACATTGGACGGCAAGCCGATCCCGCTGGCGACGGATGGCCGCTTCGTGATCGCTTTCGGGCGGGATTTCGGCACCAGCGCCGAACTGGTCGCGACCACCGCGTCAGGCCGCAGCCTGCGCCAGACGCTCACCATCGCGCCGCGCGCATGGCGGATCGAGAATCTCTCGACCTTGCCCAGGGTCTCGCAGCCCAGCGCGGAGTTTCGGCGCCGTCGCCCGCCCGAACTGGCGCGGATCAACGCCGCGCGTGCCGCCGACCATGATGTCGATGGCTGGCGGCAGCGCTTCCTGTGGCCGGCGCGTGGGCGAATCTCGGGACTGTTCGGGTCGCAGCGCATCTATCGCGGAGAGCCCGGCGCCTTTCACAGCGGCGTCGATGTCGCGGGCGGGGCCGGTGCGCCGGTGATAGCGCCCGCGGTTGGCGTGGTGACCTTGGCGGCGGAGAGCGATTTCACGCTCGAAGGCCGGCTCTTGATGCTCGACCATGGCATGGGGCTCAACAGCGCTTTCCTCCACCTCTCGAAGATCGACGTGCGCGAGGGGGAGGTGGTGCGCCGCGGCCAGAAGATCGGCGAGATCGGCCGGACCGGCCGTGCGACCGGCCCACATCTGCACTGGAGCATGAAGTGGCGCGATGAGCGCATCGATCCCTTGCTGCTCGCCGGGCCGATGGCGCCGTAA
- a CDS encoding DUF2093 domain-containing protein yields the protein MLMSQASRPARLHYMANGFRVLAAGDHVVCAVSGDKIPLEALRYWSVARQEPYASAEISVQRELAR from the coding sequence ATGCTGATGTCACAGGCCAGCCGCCCTGCGCGGCTCCATTACATGGCCAACGGGTTTCGTGTGCTGGCGGCGGGCGACCATGTCGTCTGCGCGGTGAGCGGCGACAAGATCCCGCTGGAGGCGCTGCGCTATTGGAGCGTCGCGCGCCAGGAGCCGTATGCGTCGGCCGAGATCTCGGTGCAGCGCGAGCTTGCCCGGTGA
- a CDS encoding aspartyl/asparaginyl beta-hydroxylase domain-containing protein, whose amino-acid sequence MLIAISLRHQSLTRASLETASIRRLGPVDTTALTAAVSAIPEALWDAENADKPNRFEALDVTRHIVFRFVSSYRDWRQSYDRPLWAEWRPLLEPVLAQATADYGYTRGAYPRVMLARMWAGGVIQPHRDANPAAKWPHKVHVPLLTNPDVSFIVDGAHFHLPEGEAAEVNNMGVHSVENRGPTDRIHLIFEYYDLDEPAPDWVDAPAGASA is encoded by the coding sequence ATGTTGATAGCGATATCTCTCCGACATCAATCACTTACCCGCGCTTCTCTCGAAACCGCCTCGATCCGCCGGCTCGGCCCCGTCGATACCACCGCGCTCACCGCCGCGGTATCCGCCATCCCCGAGGCGCTGTGGGATGCCGAAAATGCCGACAAGCCCAACCGCTTCGAAGCGCTGGACGTCACCCGCCACATCGTCTTCCGCTTCGTCTCCAGCTATCGCGACTGGCGCCAATCCTATGATCGCCCGCTGTGGGCGGAATGGCGCCCCCTGCTCGAACCGGTGCTGGCGCAAGCGACGGCGGATTATGGCTATACCCGCGGCGCGTATCCGCGCGTGATGCTGGCGCGGATGTGGGCGGGCGGCGTCATCCAGCCGCATCGCGACGCCAATCCGGCGGCGAAATGGCCGCACAAGGTGCATGTGCCGCTACTGACCAACCCCGATGTCAGCTTCATCGTCGATGGCGCGCATTTCCACCTGCCCGAGGGCGAGGCCGCCGAGGTCAACAATATGGGCGTGCATTCGGTCGAAAATCGCGGGCCGACCGACCGCATCCATCTGATCTTCGAATATTATGATCTCGACGAACCCGCGCCCGACTGGGTCGACGCGCCGGCGGGTGCATCCGCATGA
- the xseA gene encoding exodeoxyribonuclease VII large subunit, translated as MVDPFFPDETGRLLAEVPPGDNAAPLSVSELSQSLKRVVEDRFGHVRLRGEISGWKRAASGHAYLALKDDRAVIDAVIWKGSASGLAFSPQDGVEVIASGRLTTYPGRSKYQIIIDRMELAGEGALMALLEKLKAKLAGEGLFDRDRKRPLPFLPRVIGVVTSPTGAVIRDILHRLEDRCPTHVLVWPVQVQGEGAAAQVAAAVRGFDAIQPGGPVPRPDLVIVARGGGSIEDLWAFNEEVVVRAVAACSIPTISAVGHETDTTLCDHAADVRAPTPTAAAEIAVPVRAELRQQLREMGLRTERCARRYHQLGRERLTALARLLPTPDRLLQPQRQRVDDLGDRLRRGLGRRLADARGELARASGALRPAMLDQRLDRARERLNATWRLVQSLNPEKPLERGYVFVTRRAGGAVVKDSTDARAAGALVLHFADGPVDAKVERPGSGAYGLQADRQPKLL; from the coding sequence ATGGTCGACCCCTTTTTTCCCGACGAAACCGGGCGGCTGTTAGCCGAGGTACCGCCGGGCGACAACGCAGCGCCGCTCAGCGTCAGCGAACTCTCGCAAAGCCTGAAGCGCGTCGTCGAGGATCGGTTCGGCCATGTGCGCCTCCGCGGCGAGATTTCCGGGTGGAAGCGCGCCGCCTCCGGCCACGCCTATCTGGCGCTCAAGGACGATCGCGCGGTGATCGATGCGGTGATCTGGAAGGGCAGCGCCAGCGGCCTCGCCTTCTCGCCGCAGGATGGCGTGGAGGTGATCGCCAGCGGGCGGCTGACCACCTATCCCGGCCGCTCCAAATATCAGATCATCATCGATCGCATGGAACTGGCCGGCGAAGGCGCGCTGATGGCGCTGCTGGAAAAGCTGAAGGCCAAGCTGGCGGGCGAGGGGCTGTTCGATCGCGATCGCAAACGGCCGCTGCCCTTCCTGCCGCGCGTGATCGGCGTCGTCACCTCGCCCACGGGTGCGGTGATCCGCGACATCCTCCACCGGCTGGAGGATCGCTGCCCCACCCACGTGCTGGTCTGGCCGGTGCAGGTGCAGGGCGAGGGTGCCGCCGCGCAGGTGGCGGCGGCGGTGCGCGGGTTCGATGCGATCCAGCCGGGCGGACCGGTGCCGCGCCCCGATCTCGTCATCGTCGCGCGGGGTGGCGGTTCGATCGAGGACCTGTGGGCGTTCAACGAGGAGGTTGTCGTCCGCGCGGTCGCCGCCTGCTCGATCCCGACAATCTCGGCGGTCGGCCATGAGACCGACACCACCTTGTGCGACCATGCGGCCGACGTCCGCGCGCCGACGCCCACCGCCGCCGCGGAGATCGCGGTGCCGGTGCGCGCGGAGCTGCGCCAGCAATTGCGCGAGATGGGGCTGCGGACCGAGCGGTGCGCGCGGCGCTATCACCAACTCGGGCGGGAACGGCTGACCGCGCTGGCGCGGCTGCTGCCGACGCCGGATCGGCTGCTCCAGCCGCAGCGCCAGCGCGTCGACGATCTGGGAGACCGGCTGCGGCGCGGGCTCGGCCGGCGGCTGGCGGATGCGCGCGGGGAGTTGGCGCGCGCATCGGGCGCGCTGCGGCCGGCGATGCTCGACCAGCGGCTCGACCGCGCGCGCGAGCGGCTGAATGCCACGTGGCGGCTGGTCCAGTCGCTCAACCCGGAAAAGCCGCTCGAGCGCGGCTATGTGTTCGTCACCCGCCGGGCAGGCGGTGCGGTGGTCAAGGATTCGACCGACGCGCGCGCCGCGGGCGCGCTCGTGCTGCACTTCGCCGACGGCCCCGTCGATGCGAAGGTTGAGCGGCCGGGGAGCGGCGCTTATGGTCTGCAGGCAGACCGGCAGCCGAAGCTGCTCTAG
- the purD gene encoding phosphoribosylamine--glycine ligase, whose translation MNVLLLGSGGREHALAWRLTQSPLLDTLFAAPGNPGIADHATIVTLEPTDGAAVTAFCAEQDIGLVIVGPEAPLVAGVADDLRTAGIAVFGPGRAAAQLEGSKSFTKALCDRANIPTASYVRAAALDEALAALPQFALPVVVKADGLAAGKGVIIAATSQEAEEACRTIFGGAFGEAGAEVVIEEFLEGEEISFFALTDGVSALRFGSAQDHKRVGDGDVGPNTGGMGAYSPASVLTPEIEAQVMADIIEPTVRTMAAEGTPCGGVLFAGLMLTATGPKLIEYNVRFGDPECQVLMMRFDGDLLVLLRAVAEGRLAGAEPPRMIADAALTVVMAANGYPGTPAKGGTIEGIAAAEADGAKVFHAGTALYGGALTASGGRVLAVTATGATVAAAQATAYRAVDAIDFPTGFCRRDIGWREVARERGGG comes from the coding sequence ATGAATGTCCTGCTGCTTGGGTCGGGCGGGCGCGAACATGCGCTGGCCTGGCGGCTCACGCAATCGCCGCTGCTCGATACGCTGTTCGCCGCGCCGGGCAACCCCGGCATCGCCGACCATGCGACGATCGTCACGCTCGAGCCGACCGACGGGGCCGCGGTAACCGCTTTCTGCGCCGAGCAGGACATCGGCCTCGTCATCGTCGGGCCGGAGGCACCACTGGTCGCCGGCGTTGCGGACGATCTGCGCACCGCCGGCATCGCGGTGTTCGGCCCCGGCAGGGCGGCGGCGCAGCTCGAAGGCTCCAAGAGCTTCACCAAGGCGCTGTGCGACCGCGCCAACATCCCCACCGCCAGCTATGTCCGCGCCGCCGCGCTGGACGAAGCGCTCGCCGCGCTGCCGCAGTTCGCGCTGCCGGTGGTGGTGAAGGCCGATGGCCTCGCCGCAGGCAAGGGCGTGATCATCGCCGCCACGTCCCAAGAGGCGGAAGAGGCATGCCGCACCATCTTCGGCGGCGCCTTTGGCGAGGCAGGTGCCGAGGTGGTGATCGAAGAGTTTCTCGAAGGCGAAGAGATCAGCTTCTTCGCGCTGACCGATGGCGTCTCCGCGCTGCGCTTCGGCTCGGCGCAGGATCACAAGCGCGTCGGCGATGGCGATGTCGGCCCCAACACCGGCGGCATGGGCGCTTACAGCCCGGCCAGCGTGCTGACGCCCGAGATCGAGGCGCAGGTGATGGCGGACATCATCGAGCCGACCGTCAGGACGATGGCGGCGGAAGGCACGCCGTGCGGCGGCGTGCTGTTCGCCGGGCTGATGCTCACCGCAACCGGCCCCAAGCTGATCGAATATAATGTCCGCTTCGGCGATCCCGAATGCCAGGTGCTGATGATGCGCTTCGACGGCGACCTGCTGGTGCTGCTGCGCGCCGTCGCCGAGGGCCGGCTGGCGGGCGCCGAGCCGCCGCGGATGATCGCCGATGCGGCGCTGACGGTGGTGATGGCGGCCAATGGCTATCCCGGCACGCCGGCCAAGGGCGGCACGATCGAGGGCATCGCTGCCGCCGAGGCGGACGGCGCCAAGGTGTTCCACGCCGGCACCGCGCTCTATGGTGGCGCGCTGACCGCAAGCGGCGGCCGCGTGCTCGCGGTCACAGCGACCGGCGCGACCGTGGCGGCGGCGCAGGCCACGGCCTATCGCGCGGTCGATGCGATCGACTTCCCGACCGGCTTCTGCCGCCGCGACATCGGTTGGCGCGAGGTGGCGCGCGAGCGGGGAGGCGGCTGA
- the clpB gene encoding ATP-dependent chaperone ClpB, producing MNLEKFTDRAKGFLQSAQTVAIRMSHQRISPEHLLKALLEDEQGMASGLIRAAGGSPETAVRETDAALARVPSVSGGGAQATPGLDNDLVRVLDQAEQVAQKAGDSYVTVERLLLALALAPASTAGKALAAAGVKPEALNAAINQIRKGRTADTAGAEDRYDALKKFARDLTEAARDGKLDPVIGRDEEIRRTIQILARRTKNNPVLIGEPGVGKTAIAEGLALRIANGDVPDGIKDRTLMALDMGSLIAGAKYRGEFEERLKGVLDEVKAGEGDIILFIDEMHTLVGAGKSEGAMDASNLLKPALARGELHCIGATTLDEYRKHVEKDPALQRRFQPVFVGEPTVEDTISILRGLKEKYELHHGVRITDSALVSAATLSNRYITDRFLPDKAIDLMDEAASRLRMEVESKPEEIENLDRRIIQLKIEREALKKESDDASRDRLANLEGELANLEQQSAELTTRWQAEKEKINAEAKLKEQLDAARVQLEQAQRQGDLGKAGELSYGVIPGLEKQLAEAENAAAGAMLREEVTAEDIASVVSRWTGIPVDKMLEGEREKLLAMEQMLGKRVIGQADAVSAVSRAVRRARAGLQDPNRPLGSFLFLGPTGVGKTELTKALAGFLFDDDSAMVRIDMSEFMEKHAVARLIGAPPGYVGYEEGGVLTEAVRRRPYQVVLFDEVEKAHGDVFNVLLQVLDDGRLTDGQGRTVDFSNTLIVLTSNLGSQYLANVPDGASAASVEPEVMDVVRAHFRPEFLNRLDEIILFHRLAADHMGPIVDIQIDRVGKLLKDRKIRLDLTDAARAWLGRVGYDPVYGARPLKRAVQKYLQDPLADLILRGDVRDGGTVHVDEGDGALLLTPE from the coding sequence ATGAACCTCGAAAAATTTACCGACCGGGCGAAGGGTTTCCTTCAATCGGCCCAGACCGTGGCGATCCGCATGAGCCATCAGCGGATCAGCCCCGAACATCTGCTCAAGGCGCTGCTCGAGGATGAGCAGGGCATGGCATCCGGTCTGATCCGCGCCGCGGGCGGTTCGCCCGAGACCGCGGTGCGTGAGACCGATGCGGCGCTGGCGCGTGTCCCATCCGTTTCGGGTGGCGGCGCGCAGGCGACGCCCGGGCTCGACAACGATCTCGTGCGCGTGCTCGACCAGGCCGAACAGGTCGCGCAGAAGGCCGGTGATTCCTATGTCACGGTCGAGCGGCTGCTGCTGGCGCTCGCGCTGGCACCGGCCAGCACCGCGGGCAAGGCGCTGGCCGCCGCGGGCGTGAAGCCCGAGGCGCTGAACGCCGCGATCAACCAGATCCGCAAGGGCCGCACCGCCGACACCGCGGGCGCGGAGGATCGCTACGACGCGCTCAAGAAATTCGCGCGCGACCTCACCGAGGCGGCGCGCGACGGCAAGCTCGACCCGGTCATCGGCCGCGACGAGGAGATCCGCCGTACCATCCAGATCCTCGCCCGGCGCACCAAGAACAACCCGGTGCTGATCGGCGAACCCGGCGTCGGCAAGACCGCGATCGCCGAGGGGCTGGCGCTGCGCATCGCCAATGGCGACGTGCCCGACGGCATCAAGGATCGTACCTTGATGGCGCTCGACATGGGCAGCCTGATCGCCGGCGCGAAATATCGCGGCGAGTTCGAGGAGCGGCTGAAGGGCGTACTCGACGAGGTGAAGGCCGGCGAGGGCGACATCATCCTGTTCATCGACGAGATGCACACGCTGGTCGGTGCGGGCAAGTCCGAGGGCGCGATGGACGCCAGCAACCTGCTCAAGCCTGCGCTCGCACGTGGCGAGCTGCACTGCATCGGCGCGACCACGCTCGACGAGTATCGCAAGCATGTCGAGAAGGATCCGGCGCTGCAGCGGCGCTTCCAGCCGGTGTTCGTCGGCGAGCCGACGGTGGAGGATACGATCTCGATCCTGCGCGGGCTGAAGGAGAAATATGAGCTGCACCATGGCGTGCGGATCACCGATAGCGCGCTGGTGTCCGCCGCGACGCTCTCCAACCGCTACATCACCGATCGCTTCCTGCCGGACAAGGCGATCGACCTGATGGACGAGGCGGCGAGCCGCCTGCGGATGGAGGTCGAATCCAAGCCCGAGGAGATCGAGAATCTCGATCGCCGCATCATCCAGCTCAAGATCGAGCGCGAGGCGCTCAAGAAGGAAAGCGACGACGCCTCGCGCGATCGCCTCGCCAACCTCGAGGGCGAGCTCGCCAATCTGGAGCAGCAATCGGCCGAACTCACCACCCGCTGGCAGGCGGAAAAGGAGAAGATCAACGCCGAGGCCAAGCTCAAGGAGCAACTCGACGCCGCGCGCGTCCAGCTGGAGCAGGCGCAGCGCCAGGGCGATCTCGGCAAGGCGGGTGAACTCAGCTACGGGGTGATCCCGGGGTTGGAGAAGCAGCTCGCCGAAGCGGAGAATGCCGCGGCCGGCGCGATGCTGCGCGAGGAGGTGACCGCCGAGGACATCGCCTCGGTGGTCAGCCGCTGGACGGGCATTCCGGTCGACAAGATGCTGGAGGGCGAGCGCGAGAAGCTGCTCGCGATGGAGCAGATGCTGGGCAAGCGCGTGATAGGGCAGGCCGACGCGGTCTCCGCGGTGAGCCGCGCGGTGCGGCGCGCCCGCGCCGGCCTGCAGGATCCCAACCGGCCGCTCGGCAGTTTCCTGTTCCTCGGGCCAACGGGTGTCGGCAAGACCGAATTGACCAAGGCGCTCGCCGGCTTCCTGTTCGACGACGACAGCGCGATGGTGCGCATCGACATGAGCGAGTTCATGGAGAAGCACGCGGTCGCGCGGCTGATCGGTGCCCCGCCGGGCTATGTCGGCTATGAGGAAGGCGGCGTGCTGACCGAGGCGGTCCGGCGGCGGCCCTATCAGGTCGTGCTGTTCGACGAGGTCGAGAAGGCACATGGCGACGTGTTCAACGTGTTGCTGCAGGTGCTGGACGACGGACGGCTGACCGATGGCCAGGGCCGCACCGTGGACTTCTCGAACACGCTGATCGTGCTGACCTCCAACCTCGGCAGCCAATATCTGGCGAATGTGCCGGACGGCGCGAGCGCGGCGAGCGTCGAGCCGGAGGTCATGGACGTCGTCCGGGCGCATTTCCGTCCGGAATTCCTCAACCGGCTGGACGAGATCATCCTGTTCCACCGGCTTGCGGCGGACCATATGGGCCCGATCGTCGACATCCAGATCGATCGCGTCGGCAAGCTGCTGAAGGATCGCAAGATCCGCCTCGACCTGACCGACGCCGCGCGCGCCTGGCTCGGCCGGGTCGGCTATGATCCGGTCTATGGTGCGCGGCCCTTGAAGCGGGCAGTGCAGAAATATCTGCAGGATCCGCTCGCCGACCTGATCCTGCGCGGTGACGTGCGGGATGGCGGCACGGTCCATGTGGACGAGGGCGACGGCGCGCTGTTGCTGACGCCGGAATAG
- a CDS encoding winged helix DNA-binding protein: MQTILSPQDCSRLMKLASVLAARRNISSAEAVNLIEAALMEAEAAPRRRSIADFATGMLAVRSRRNEAIGADIFRDPAWDMMLDLLAAAHQGRQVSVSSLCYASGVPNSTALRHIEHLDQLGLVERTPDPEDHRRAFIRATDAAIESMSGLLARMQDAAIGVERTRPHPTEIQPAPGEPAPIQCDAAMLQVAITGGRA; encoded by the coding sequence ATGCAAACGATCCTGTCACCGCAGGATTGCTCCAGGCTGATGAAGCTGGCCAGCGTGTTGGCGGCGCGCCGCAACATTAGCTCGGCGGAAGCCGTCAACCTCATCGAAGCGGCGCTTATGGAGGCGGAGGCGGCACCGCGGAGGCGGTCGATTGCCGATTTCGCGACGGGCATGCTCGCGGTGCGAAGCAGGCGCAACGAAGCGATCGGTGCGGATATTTTTCGCGATCCGGCGTGGGATATGATGCTGGATCTGCTCGCGGCCGCGCATCAGGGGCGGCAGGTGTCGGTGTCGAGCCTGTGTTACGCGTCGGGCGTGCCGAATTCGACGGCGCTGCGGCACATCGAGCACCTGGACCAGCTTGGCCTGGTTGAGCGGACGCCGGATCCCGAGGATCATCGGCGCGCCTTCATTCGCGCGACCGACGCGGCGATCGAAAGCATGTCCGGGTTGCTTGCGCGCATGCAGGATGCCGCGATCGGCGTCGAACGCACCCGGCCGCATCCCACCGAGATCCAGCCCGCGCCGGGCGAGCCTGCCCCGATCCAGTGCGATGCGGCGATGCTGCAGGTGGCGATCACGGGCGGCCGGGCCTGA